In Lysinibacillus sp. FSL M8-0337, the following proteins share a genomic window:
- the dnaB gene encoding replicative DNA helicase, whose product MNEPMMDRVPPHNREAEQSVIGAIFLEPQALITASEILLADDFYQNAHKKIFETMLRLSDQGKAIDVVTVTEELSAKKEIEDVGGLSYLLELANAVPTAANVAHYAKIVEEKALLRRLIRVATKIVEDGYTREDEVEALLGEAEKKMMEVANRKNAGDFKHVKDVLVETFDNIEQLQSRKGDVTGIPTGFRDLDHITAGFQRNDLIIVAARPSVGKTAFALNVAQSVAVQARENVAIFSLEMGAEQLVMRMLCAEGNIDAQVLRTGALTTEDWGKLTMAMGSLSNSGIFIDDTPGVRINEIRAKCRRLAQEHGLGMILIDYLQLIQGSGKPGENRQQEVSEISRSLKGLARELKVPVIALSQLSRGVEQRQDKRPMMSDLRESGSIEQDADIVAFLYRDDYYDKESESKNMIEIIIAKQRNGPTGTVTLAFKKEFNKFINVDWSQMPPPPPRD is encoded by the coding sequence ATGAACGAACCGATGATGGACCGCGTTCCACCGCATAACCGGGAAGCGGAGCAATCGGTTATCGGTGCAATTTTTCTAGAACCACAGGCACTAATCACAGCATCAGAAATTCTGCTAGCTGATGATTTTTACCAAAACGCCCATAAGAAGATTTTTGAGACAATGCTGCGTTTAAGTGATCAAGGAAAAGCGATAGATGTTGTAACAGTTACTGAGGAATTATCAGCAAAAAAAGAGATTGAGGATGTTGGCGGGCTATCGTATTTACTAGAGCTCGCCAATGCTGTCCCTACGGCAGCAAACGTTGCTCACTATGCCAAAATCGTTGAGGAAAAAGCGTTATTACGTCGTTTAATCCGTGTAGCTACAAAAATAGTTGAGGACGGCTACACACGTGAGGACGAGGTAGAGGCATTACTCGGCGAAGCAGAGAAGAAAATGATGGAGGTCGCCAACCGAAAAAATGCTGGCGACTTTAAACATGTAAAAGATGTTTTAGTTGAGACATTCGATAATATCGAACAGCTTCAATCCCGTAAAGGTGATGTAACAGGGATTCCAACAGGCTTCCGTGATTTAGACCATATTACAGCAGGCTTCCAACGCAATGACTTGATTATTGTTGCGGCGCGACCTTCTGTAGGGAAAACGGCTTTTGCGTTAAACGTTGCACAAAGTGTAGCTGTGCAAGCACGTGAAAATGTTGCCATCTTCTCATTAGAGATGGGTGCTGAGCAGCTAGTTATGCGTATGCTATGTGCCGAAGGAAATATTGATGCACAAGTTTTACGTACAGGTGCTTTAACTACCGAAGATTGGGGTAAACTAACGATGGCAATGGGAAGTTTATCGAATTCAGGTATTTTTATTGACGACACGCCAGGTGTCCGTATCAATGAAATTCGAGCAAAGTGTAGACGTTTAGCACAAGAGCATGGACTTGGAATGATTCTAATCGATTACTTACAGCTTATTCAGGGTAGTGGGAAGCCTGGGGAAAACCGTCAACAAGAAGTATCAGAAATCTCACGTTCGTTAAAAGGATTAGCGCGTGAGTTAAAGGTACCAGTAATTGCACTATCGCAGCTTTCACGTGGCGTGGAGCAACGTCAGGATAAGCGACCAATGATGAGTGACTTACGTGAATCAGGAAGTATTGAGCAAGATGCCGATATTGTTGCCTTCTTATATCGTGATGACTATTACGATAAAGAGTCCGAGAGTAAAAATATGATTGAAATTATTATTGCTAAACAGCGTAACGGTCCTACAGGAACAGTGACACTTGCTTTTAAAAAGGAATTCAATAAATTTATAAACGTGGATTGGTCACAAATGCCACCACCGCCACCACGTGATTAG